Proteins encoded within one genomic window of Aspergillus nidulans FGSC A4 chromosome VII:
- a CDS encoding NADP-dependent oxidoreductase (transcript_id=CADANIAT00009051) codes for MKAIRLHPNSDEKHPYSSSNPAPASALHLDTIPIPKPGASGDLLVQIKASTIIRDTLTWPETYEREYITPGHDFSGIVAEVYNKESKFQVGDEVFGMLATDRPGSWAEYAIVLEGEVALKPSILTWEVAAALPLSGMTAYEALFVHAGVAVPGDEQALRNFRERADLRNEEGKNEHGKRVLITGAAGAVGLHVVAATSSNQRNAEFLRGLGADETWEYTALQGDAHRNAYDIVIDTVGGQPLVNAWGWVRDGGNLVSVDSSSFNFVEEHTGRGIARDRVKALFFIVEGSHQALNALSRFAELELLKVFVLDVYPLEKTREAYEIANGRLSGRGKIILSIGHP; via the exons ATGAAAGCAATCAGACTACACCCCAACTCAGACGAGAAACACCCCTACAGCTCCAGCAACCCGGCGCCAGCATCTGCGCTCCACCTGGACACGATCCCGATCCCCAAACCCGGCGCTTCCGGCGATCTCTTAGTGCAAATCAAGGCATCGACCATAATCCGCGACACACTCACTTGGCCTGAGACATATGAGCGAGAATACATCACGCCGGGGCACGACTTTTCTGGGATCGTCGCCGAAGTCTACAACAAGGAATCCAAATTCCAAGTCGGCGATGAGGTCTTTGGGATGCTTGCCACGGACCGTCCGGGGAGTTGGGCGGAGTATGCCATCGTGCTCGAAGGAGAGGTCGCGCTCAAACCATCAATCCTGACGTGGGAGGTAGCCGCTGCTTTGCCACTCAGTGGGATGACGGCGTATGAAGCGCTATTTGTTCATGCCGGAGTCGCCGTACCCGGTGACGAGCAAGCCCTGCGCAACTTTagagaaagagctgatcTCCGTAATGAAGAGGGCAAAAATGAGCATGGAAAGAGAGTATTGATTACCGGCGCCGCCGGTGCTGTTG GCCTACATGTTGTGGCGGCAACCAGCTCGAACCAGCGAAATGCCGAGTTCCTGCGTGGTCTTGGGGCAGACGAGACGTGGGAGTACACAGCCCTCCAGGGTGATGCTCACCGGAATGCTTACGACATTGTCATAGATACCGTTGGCGGACAACCTCTGGTCAATGCCTGGGGCTGGGTCAGAGATGGCGGAAACCTGGTCTCTGTCGACTCGAGCAGCTTCAATTTTGTCGAGGAGCATACGGGCCGGGGCATTGCAAGAGATAGGGTCAAGGCTTTATTCTTTATTGTCGAAGGTAGTCATCAAGCCCTGAATGCTCTTTCGCGGTttgcggagctggagctcCTGAAGGTCTTCGTGCTTGATGTTTACCCAttggagaagacgagggaggcGTATGAAATAGCgaatgggaggctgagcGGAAGAGGGAAGATAATCTTGTCTATAGGACATCCCTGA
- a CDS encoding uncharacterized protein (transcript_id=CADANIAT00009052), protein MAFQPLTEEERPCVLFRAEHRSNASLYDGYILPRARRGSGGATVNDFHNHLAGVGTATPFVSFGSWLRAMHWRQILQTQNRADIMIIAIWVKDLPNLYSAEDVARQLGYPESGSETDQGATISAHHDEYLVEGGIAPDEYRILAIFDGGGPDRTVIFESRFYQIITTIPDEFFPGRRSGNALQDIEEEIWSHLGVRNEEKRDELVMAISRSPRGPLMGEIIYQ, encoded by the coding sequence ATGGCCTTCCAACCCCTtacggaagaagagaggcCATGCGTCCTCTTCCGCGCCGAACACCGCAGCAACGCCAGTTTGTACGATGGCTACATCCTCCCACGGGCGCGGAGAGGCTCCGGTGGCGCGACGGTCAATGACTTCCACAACCATCTCGCCGGCGTCGGAACTGCTACTCCATTTGTCTCCTTCGGAAGTTGGCTTCGCGCCATGCACTGGCGCCAAATCCTGCAGACACAGAACCGAGCGGACATCATGATCATCGCCATCTGGGTCAAAGATCTGCCTAATCTATACAGCGCGGAAGACGTTGCTCGGCAATTGGGATATCCTGAATCAGGGTCTGAGACAGATCAGGGAGCGACAATATCCGCTCACCATGACGAGTACCTCGTGGAAGGAGGCATAGCGCCGGACGAGTACCGTATCCTAGCCATTTTCGACGGTGGCGGGCCAGACCGGACCGTCATCTTTGAGAGCAGATTCTACCAGATCATAACGACGATACCTGACGAGTTCTTCCCCGGGAGAAGATCGGGGAACGCCTTACAGGATatagaggaggagatttggTCCCACTTGGGTGTGCGGAATGAGGAGAAGCGGGATGAACTTGTGATGGCGATCAGCAGGTCGCCGAGGGGTCCTTTGATGGGCGAAATCATTTATCAGTAG